A window from Salvia miltiorrhiza cultivar Shanhuang (shh) chromosome 2, IMPLAD_Smil_shh, whole genome shotgun sequence encodes these proteins:
- the LOC131012515 gene encoding uncharacterized protein LOC131012515, translated as MTKRPHLYWTPCAAHCVDLMLEDIEKLPKIKNAIKKAIFMNGYIYNHVVVVNIMRRFTNQRNLHRPAVTRFATSFITLAQYHKQKNNLRKMVTSEEWNASKWPKEVGGKKVTTYILLDTFWRNVLYALKLGGPLVTVLRMVDGDKNPTMGYIYEAMDRAKEAIAKSFGHKEEHYKEAFEIIDKRWDCQLHRPLHAAGYFLNPEIYYDNPDQVSEKGLYECIQRFIPDEATQDKLMVELDAYKNEEGLFGNAMAIRHRKVKSPADWWSCYGSSSPNLKSFAIKVLSLTCSVTGCERNWSVFDHLHTKKRNRLAQDRLNKLVYVKYNRTLERRYKRKDTIDPFLLEEIDDSNEWLVGHMDGESSNEDDLVFEDGDLTWNVVSKASGANDPIYSTRRSSRVDKGKSVVASSSRRLLDEDEDADEEREVNEMEENIGEDKDDEDGDDALEDDGLVDDDYWLLV; from the exons ATGACAAAAAGACCACATCTTTATTGGACTCCATGTGCCGCACATTGCGTGGACTTGATGTTGGAGGATATTGAAAAGCTTCCAAAGATCAAGAATGCCATCAAGAAGGCGATCTTCATGaatggttatatatataaccacgtCGTCGTTGTCAACATAATGAGAAGATTCACAAATCAAAGGAATTTGCATCGACCGGCGGTCACAAGGTTTGCAACTTCCTTTATCACTCTTGCACAATATCATAAGCAAAAGAACAATTTGAGGAAGATGGTGACTTCGGAAGAGTGGAATGCTTCAAAGTGGCCAAAGGAAGTGGGGGGAAAGAAGGTGACAACTTATATTTTGCTAGACACATTTTGGAGGAATGTGTTGTATGCTCTTAAGTTGGGAGGTCCTCTTGTGACGGTACTTCGGATGGTTGATGGGGATAAAAACCCGACTATGGGGTACATTTATGAAGCTATGGATAGAGCTAAAGAGGCTATTGCTAAGAGTTTTGGTCACAAGGAGGAGCATTACAAAGAAGCGTTTGAGATCATTGATAAAAGATGGGATTGCCAACTTCACCGTCCTTTACATGCGGCCGGATACTTTCTTAATCCGGAAATCTATTATGATAATCCGGATCAAGTGAGTGAGAAAGGTTTGTATGAATGCATTCAAAGGTTTATTCCCGATGAAGCAACTCAAGACAAGCTCATGGTTGAGTTGGATGCCTACAAAAATGAAGAGGGTCTATTTGGCAATGCAATGGCAATTAGACATAGAAAGGTCAAATCACCAG CGGATTGGTGGTCTTGTTATGGATCTTCAAGTCCCAACCTCAAATCATTTGCAATAAAAGTTCTTAGCCTCACTTGTAGTGTTACCGGATGTGAGAGAAATTGGAGTGTCTTTGATCAt ctTCATACCAAGAAGAGAAATCGATTGGCACAAGATCGGCTCAATAAATTGGTTTATGTGAAGTATAATCGTACTTTGGAAAGGCGATACAAGAGGAAAGACACAATAGATCCTTTTCTATTAGAAGAGATTGATGATAGCAATGAATGGTTGGTTGGACATATGGATGGGGAATCTTCTAATGAAGATGATCTTGTGTTTGAGGATGGTGATTTGACATGGAATGTCGTTAGTAAGGCTTCGGGAGCTAATGATCCTATTTATAGCACTAGACGTTCATCTAGAGTTGATAAAGGAAAGAGTGTAGTTGCTTCGAGTTCGAGAAGGCTTTTAGATGAGGATGAAGATGCGGATGAGGAGAGGGAGGTGAATGAGATGGAAGAGAACATTGGTGAAGACAAAGATGATGAAGATGGGGATGACGCACTTGAGGATGATGGACTTGTGGATGATGATTATTGGTTACTTGTTTGA
- the LOC131012509 gene encoding 40S ribosomal protein S15a-5-like, whose amino-acid sequence MGRRILNDALRTIVNAEKRGFASTELKPISNVVASFLQIMKYRGYIKDFQVHDPHRVGRITVQLQGRVNDCRALTYRQDIKAQYMENYKTRMLPTRQWGYVVVTTPNGVLDHEEAIRQNVGGQVVGYFY is encoded by the exons ATGGGAAGAAGAATTCTGAATGATGCGTTGCGAACCATTGTCAATGCTGAAAAGAGGGGGTTTGCTTCCACTGAGCTTAAGCCCATCTCTAATGTCGTCGCCTCTTTCCTCCAAATCATGAAATATAGAG GGTACATTAAGGATTTTCAAGTTCATGATCCACATAGGGTGGGGAGGATAACTGTGCAGTTGCAGGGGAGGGTGAACGATTGTCGGGCTCTTACTTATAGACAAGACATTAAGGCTCAGTACATGGAGAATTACAAAACTCGCATGCTTCCAACGCGCCAG TGGGGATATGTAGTGGTCACGACACCAAATGGAGTTTTGGATCATGAGGAGGCTATCCGGCAAAATGTTGGTGGCCAAGTGGTCGGATACTTTTACTGA